A genome region from Roseofilum reptotaenium CS-1145 includes the following:
- a CDS encoding WD40 repeat domain-containing protein has protein sequence SDDKTAKITEVESGRTLHTIIHQSKVRAIAFSPDGRYLATGSDDKTAKITEVESGKTLHTITHEDLVKAVAFSPDGRYLATSSNDKTAKITEVKSGKTLHTIIHKAPVWNVAFSPDGLYLATSSNDKTAKITEVESGKTLHTIIHKAPVGEVAFSPDGRYLATGNADKTAKITEVESGKTLHTIIHKAPVWNIAFSPDGRYLATGNADKTAKITEVESGKTLHTIDYQGRIWGIAFSHNGHYLATGSTDNTGKITQLKTGQTTPLHGHWDDVIDIAWHSDGDRIATSSRDRTVRLWTRTGQELAVFKDHQGWVFLIRWDEEGHHLTSVAVYNNQVTIRELPVETLEELIARGCRWVRPYLNSNNKEMKECEKYWE, from the coding sequence GCAGCGATGACAAAACAGCCAAAATCACAGAAGTCGAGAGTGGAAGAACTTTACACACCATTATTCACCAGAGTAAGGTCAGGGCAATAGCCTTTTCCCCTGACGGACGTTACCTGGCTACTGGCAGCGATGACAAAACAGCCAAAATCACAGAAGTCGAGAGTGGGAAAACCCTGCACACCATTACTCACGAGGATCTGGTCAAGGCAGTCGCTTTTTCCCCTGATGGACGTTATCTGGCTACTAGCAGCAATGACAAAACAGCCAAAATCACAGAAGTCAAGAGTGGGAAAACCCTGCATACCATTATTCACAAGGCTCCGGTCTGGAACGTAGCCTTTTCCCCTGACGGGCTTTATCTGGCTACTAGCAGCAATGACAAAACAGCCAAAATCACAGAAGTCGAGAGTGGGAAAACCCTGCATACCATTATTCACAAGGCTCCAGTCGGGGAAGTAGCCTTTTCCCCTGACGGACGTTACCTGGCTACTGGTAATGCAGACAAAACGGCTAAGATAACGGAAGTCGAGAGTGGGAAAACCCTGCACACCATTATTCACAAGGCTCCGGTCTGGAACATAGCCTTTTCCCCTGACGGACGTTACCTGGCTACTGGTAATGCGGACAAAACGGCTAAGATAACGGAAGTCGAGAGTGGGAAAACCCTGCACACTATCGATTACCAGGGAAGGATATGGGGCATAGCGTTTTCCCACAATGGACATTACCTAGCTACTGGCAGCACTGATAACACGGGTAAGATAACGCAACTGAAGACAGGCCAGACTACGCCATTACATGGTCACTGGGATGATGTTATTGATATAGCTTGGCATTCCGATGGAGACCGAATTGCGACGAGTTCACGAGATAGAACTGTGAGGCTGTGGACGAGAACAGGTCAGGAGTTAGCTGTATTTAAAGATCATCAAGGCTGGGTCTTCCTTATCCGTTGGGATGAAGAAGGTCACCACCTTACCTCTGTTGCAGTTTATAACAATCAGGTTACCATTAGAGAATTACCTGTAGAAACCCTAGAGGAGCTAATTGCACGGGGATGTCGTTGGGTGCGACCCTATCTGAACAGTAATAATAAGGAGATGAAGGAGTGCGAGAAGTATTGGGAGTAG
- a CDS encoding ABC transporter ATP-binding protein, producing MIEIDRACVTFNPGTALETPALRQISLKVPARQFVTVIGSNGAGKSTLLNLVSGDRLPDSGHIYIADQNVTLWPTQKRAKLVARVFQNPLLGSCANLTVEENMALAVQRGGFRGLKLALPNRRRAQFREQLASLGLGLERRLGDRMGLLSGGQRQAVSLLMSTLAPTEVLLLDEHTAALDPKTAHFVLQLTQKIVREQQLTTIMVTHSMSQALMMGDRTIMLHEGQIILDIAGEEREGLEVADLLERFNQLQGEELADDSLLLG from the coding sequence ATGATTGAAATCGATCGCGCTTGTGTCACGTTTAATCCGGGTACTGCTCTAGAAACTCCAGCACTACGGCAGATTTCCCTCAAAGTTCCAGCCAGGCAGTTTGTCACTGTCATTGGCTCCAATGGGGCAGGAAAATCGACGCTGTTAAATTTAGTCAGTGGCGATCGCCTGCCGGACTCTGGACACATCTATATTGCCGATCAAAATGTTACCCTATGGCCAACCCAGAAACGGGCGAAGTTGGTCGCCAGAGTGTTTCAAAATCCCCTGTTGGGATCGTGTGCGAATTTAACGGTTGAAGAAAACATGGCGTTAGCCGTTCAACGGGGAGGCTTTCGCGGGTTAAAATTGGCGCTTCCCAACCGTCGTCGCGCCCAGTTTCGGGAACAGTTAGCCAGTTTGGGATTGGGATTAGAGCGCAGATTAGGCGATCGCATGGGATTATTATCGGGAGGACAACGACAAGCGGTGAGTCTGTTGATGTCTACGTTGGCTCCCACAGAGGTCTTATTATTAGATGAACATACGGCAGCTCTCGATCCGAAAACAGCTCATTTTGTCTTGCAGCTCACCCAGAAAATTGTTCGGGAGCAACAGTTAACCACGATCATGGTCACCCATAGTATGAGTCAGGCATTGATGATGGGCGATCGCACGATTATGTTACACGAAGGACAAATTATTTTAGATATTGCTGGCGAGGAACGGGAAGGATTAGAAGTTGCCGATCTGCTAGAGCGCTTTAATCAGCTTCAAGGGGAAGAGTTAGCAGATGATTCCTTATTATTAGGGTAA
- the crtD gene encoding C-3',4' desaturase CrtD: MAQSHSSSKPRCIVLGAGIGGLTTAALLARRGYSVLILDQAIVPGGCASTFKRRGFTFDVGATQVAGLEPGGIHHRIFEELEIALPEAMPCDPACAVFLPGEKEPISVWRDPLKWQQERQQQFPGSEPFWQLMNTLFQASWRFQGRDPVLPPRDLWDLWQLVQAMRPDTLITVPFALLTVWDALRLMGVGNDRRLKTFLDMQLKLYSQVDTTETALLYAATALGVSQEPQGLYHLQGSMQVLSDRLVASLERDGATLLMRHSVEQIETKNSRVTGVRICNMKTGETWSEPADRVVANVTIHNLVQLLKSDDLATKIYANGYSQRLKQVPSPSGAFVVYLGVEHAAIPENCPPHLQFLYDYEGPIGENNSLFVSVSHSGDGRAPEGKATITASSFTDTEQWWNGGDYDQLKQKFTEAAIARLSQYFHLTPETLIHVEAATPRTFANYTARDRGIVGGMGQRLTTFGPFGFANRTPIGNLWLVGDSTHPGEGTAGVSYSALTVVRQIDTQSS; encoded by the coding sequence ATGGCTCAGTCTCACTCCTCCTCTAAGCCTCGCTGTATCGTCCTTGGTGCAGGTATTGGTGGCTTAACCACAGCCGCACTCCTGGCTCGTCGGGGGTATTCGGTGCTGATCCTGGATCAAGCGATTGTACCGGGGGGATGTGCTTCCACGTTTAAGCGGCGGGGGTTTACGTTTGATGTGGGAGCGACGCAGGTAGCGGGGTTGGAGCCTGGGGGGATTCATCATCGCATCTTTGAGGAACTGGAGATCGCGCTACCGGAGGCAATGCCTTGCGATCCCGCTTGTGCAGTGTTTTTGCCGGGGGAAAAAGAACCGATTTCAGTGTGGCGAGATCCCCTAAAATGGCAACAAGAACGGCAGCAACAGTTTCCAGGAAGCGAACCCTTTTGGCAGTTGATGAATACGCTATTTCAGGCCAGTTGGCGGTTTCAGGGACGAGATCCGGTGCTGCCTCCGCGTGATTTATGGGATTTGTGGCAATTGGTGCAGGCGATGCGCCCGGATACATTGATTACTGTGCCGTTTGCACTGTTGACGGTGTGGGATGCACTGAGATTGATGGGAGTGGGGAACGATCGCCGCCTGAAAACGTTCCTCGACATGCAACTAAAGCTCTACTCCCAAGTCGATACCACGGAAACCGCCCTCTTGTATGCGGCAACCGCTCTGGGTGTTTCCCAGGAACCGCAAGGGCTGTATCATTTGCAAGGAAGTATGCAAGTTTTGAGCGATCGCCTCGTCGCCTCCCTAGAACGAGATGGCGCTACCCTCCTCATGCGCCACAGTGTCGAGCAAATCGAAACCAAAAATTCGCGAGTGACTGGCGTTCGTATCTGCAATATGAAAACTGGAGAAACCTGGAGCGAACCAGCCGATCGTGTGGTTGCCAATGTCACCATTCATAACTTGGTACAACTGTTGAAATCTGACGATCTAGCCACAAAAATATACGCCAATGGCTACAGCCAGCGCTTGAAACAAGTCCCCTCACCCAGTGGCGCATTTGTCGTTTATCTGGGAGTCGAACACGCTGCTATTCCAGAGAATTGCCCGCCCCATCTGCAATTTCTGTATGATTATGAAGGCCCCATTGGCGAGAATAATTCCCTGTTTGTCTCCGTCAGTCATTCGGGAGATGGACGGGCACCCGAAGGAAAAGCAACGATTACCGCCTCCTCCTTTACGGATACGGAGCAATGGTGGAATGGTGGAGACTACGACCAACTGAAGCAAAAATTTACCGAAGCGGCGATCGCCCGTTTAAGCCAGTATTTCCACTTGACTCCAGAAACCCTAATTCACGTCGAAGCCGCCACACCGAGAACCTTTGCCAACTATACAGCGCGCGATCGCGGTATCGTGGGTGGTATGGGACAACGCTTAACCACCTTTGGTCCCTTCGGCTTTGCCAACCGCACCCCCATCGGCAACCTTTGGTTAGTCGGAGACTCCACCCATCCCGGAGAAGGAACCGCAGGCGTATCCTATTCGGCGCTAACCGTAGTTCGACAGATTGATACCCAGTCCAGCTAA